From the genome of Mixophyes fleayi isolate aMixFle1 chromosome 2, aMixFle1.hap1, whole genome shotgun sequence, one region includes:
- the RPL8 gene encoding large ribosomal subunit protein uL2 gives MGRVIRGQRKGAGSVFRAHVKHRKGAAKLRAIDFAERHGYIKGIVKDIIHDPGRGAPLAKVAFRDPYRFKKRTELFIAAEGIHTGQFVYCGKKAQLNIGNVLPVGTMPEGTIVCCVEEKPGDRGKLARASGNYATVISHNPETKKTRVKLPSGSKKVISSANRAVVGVVAGGGRIDKPILKAGRAYHKYKAKRNCWPRVRGVAMNPVEHPFGGGNHQHIGKPSTIRRDAPAGRKVGLIAARRTGRLRGTKTVQEKEN, from the exons ATGGGACGTGTGATTAGGGGACAGAGAAAGGGTGCCGGTTCTGTTTTCAGAGCCCATGTGAAGCACAGAAAAGGAGCCGCTAAGCTCAGGGCTATCGACTTTGCTGAAAGGCATGGCTATATCAAGGGTATTGTAAAA GACATTATCCATGATCCCGGCCGTGGTGCTCCTCTTGCCAAGGTTGCTTTCCGTGATCCTTATAGGTTCAAGAAGAGGACTGAACTGTTCATTGCAGCTGAGGGTATCCACACCGGTCAATTTGTTTATTGTGGCAAGAAAG ctCAGCTTAACATTGGCAATGTCCTCCCTGTTGGCACCATGCCTGAAGGAACCATTGTGTGTTGTGTAGAGGAGAAGCCAGGTGATCGTGGCAAACTGGCTCGTGCATCTGGCAACTATGCCACAGTCATCTCCCATAATCCTGAGACAAAGAAAACCAGAGTGAAGCTGCCTTCTGGTTCCAAGAAGGTGATCTCTTCTGCCAATAGAGCAGTTGTTG gaGTTGTTGCTGGTGGTGGACGTATTGACAAACCCATCTTGAAGGCAGGTCGTGCTTACCACAAGTATAAGGCTAAAAGAAACTGCTGGCCACGTGTCCGTGGTGTTGCCATGAAC CCTGTAGAACATCCCTTTGGTGGTGGTAACCATCAACACATTGGTAAACCTTCAACTATCAGGAGAGATGCTCCAGCTGGTCGCAAAGTTGGTCTCATTGCTGCGCGTCGTACTGGGCGACTGCGTGGTACAAAGACTGTGCAGGAAAAGGAGAACTAA